A genomic stretch from Flavobacterium nitratireducens includes:
- a CDS encoding RrF2 family transcriptional regulator — MFSKTCEYGIRATIFIASESYQNNRVGLKDIAKKIDSPEAFTAKILQILTKSNIINSIKGVGGGFEIPKEKMSQIKLSQIVTALEGDAVFTGCGLGLSHCSETHPCPVHEKFKSIRNELAFMLKNTNLEELAMGIKSGDTFLRY, encoded by the coding sequence ATGTTCTCTAAAACCTGCGAATATGGGATTCGAGCAACTATTTTTATTGCATCGGAATCCTATCAAAACAATAGAGTCGGACTGAAAGATATTGCCAAAAAGATAGATTCTCCAGAGGCTTTTACTGCTAAGATTTTACAGATTTTAACTAAAAGCAATATTATCAATTCGATCAAAGGTGTGGGTGGCGGATTTGAAATTCCAAAAGAAAAAATGAGCCAAATCAAATTGTCTCAGATTGTAACCGCACTCGAAGGTGATGCTGTTTTTACAGGATGTGGTTTGGGTTTAAGCCATTGCTCAGAAACGCACCCTTGTCCGGTACATGAAAAATTCAAATCTATCCGAAATGAATTGGCTTTTATGTTAAAAAATACTAATTTGGAGGAATTAGCAATGGGAATTAAATCAGGAGATACTTTTTTAAGGTATTAA
- a CDS encoding GAF domain-containing protein: MNELSRLKELYRYHILDTKPEAELDELAEIASVICDTPMSLITMVDKDRSWHKSTYGLNVEQVRRKDSFCQHTINNPSEILIVEDAQLDKKFVDNPFTKGENAIRFYAGAPLVTPKGYVLGTLCVVDTKPRKITTIQKRALQILSKKAMDYLNSRKLILLQNNNIELNALKLKKLTDFAPCIIFQLHMSKNGKIKIDFLSQVINSAISNFDSELLKKSSKLFFDNIHPDDLPYVKQSIKESSNNLTEWHIAYRVKISEDKTEWHLGRALPEKTKDGNVIWYGTIQNITNYIEYEKTMEQIMFDISHVLRKPVANLLGLTTMIENENFNEINFREYIDYIKTVSNELDNFTRKLNETYSLKNKKIADKSNTLPKAGSKKKDN; the protein is encoded by the coding sequence ATGAATGAGCTATCAAGATTAAAAGAATTATACCGTTACCACATCCTCGATACTAAGCCCGAAGCAGAGTTGGATGAATTAGCAGAAATTGCATCGGTAATTTGTGACACTCCCATGTCCTTAATTACCATGGTAGACAAAGACCGTTCCTGGCACAAATCAACATATGGCCTTAATGTAGAACAAGTCAGAAGAAAAGACTCTTTCTGCCAACATACAATAAACAATCCTTCCGAAATTTTGATTGTTGAAGATGCTCAATTAGATAAAAAATTCGTAGATAATCCCTTTACCAAAGGAGAGAATGCAATACGTTTTTATGCCGGAGCGCCTTTAGTCACTCCTAAAGGATACGTATTAGGAACCCTTTGTGTAGTAGACACTAAACCCCGAAAAATAACAACCATTCAAAAAAGAGCCCTGCAAATTCTCTCAAAAAAAGCAATGGATTATCTTAATTCCAGAAAGTTAATCTTACTACAAAACAATAATATCGAGTTGAATGCTCTCAAATTAAAAAAACTTACCGACTTTGCTCCTTGTATTATTTTTCAGCTACACATGTCTAAAAATGGCAAAATCAAAATTGACTTTTTAAGCCAAGTAATTAATAGTGCAATTTCAAATTTTGACTCAGAACTTTTGAAAAAATCTTCTAAATTATTTTTTGATAATATCCATCCGGACGATTTGCCTTATGTTAAACAAAGTATCAAAGAATCATCTAATAATCTTACCGAATGGCATATTGCTTACAGGGTCAAAATTTCTGAGGATAAAACAGAATGGCATTTGGGCAGAGCTTTACCAGAAAAAACAAAAGACGGTAATGTTATTTGGTATGGTACTATTCAAAACATAACCAATTACATTGAATATGAAAAAACAATGGAGCAAATTATGTTTGACATTTCTCATGTTTTAAGAAAACCTGTAGCCAATCTTTTAGGATTGACCACTATGATTGAAAATGAAAATTTTAACGAAATCAATTTCAGAGAGTATATAGATTACATTAAAACTGTATCTAACGAACTCGATAACTTCACCCGAAAATTAAATGAAACTTATAGTTTGAAAAACAAAAAAATAGCTGATAAAAGCAACACTTTACCGAAAGCAGGAAGCAAAAAGAAAGACAACTAA
- a CDS encoding RrF2 family transcriptional regulator, giving the protein MFSKTCEYGIRATIFIASQSYQNHRVGLKDIAKKIDSPEAFTAKILQILSKNNIIHSIKGVGGGFDIPKDMMKQITLAQIVIALEGNQVFTGCGLGLHHCSEEHPCPVHEKFKFIRNELSYMLETTNLEELAQGIKSGDTFLRY; this is encoded by the coding sequence ATGTTTTCTAAAACCTGTGAATATGGTATTCGTGCCACAATTTTTATAGCTTCCCAATCGTATCAGAATCATCGGGTGGGACTGAAAGATATTGCAAAAAAAATAGATTCCCCAGAGGCTTTTACCGCCAAAATCCTGCAAATACTTTCCAAAAATAATATTATTCATTCTATCAAAGGAGTTGGTGGTGGTTTTGATATTCCGAAAGACATGATGAAGCAAATCACCTTGGCTCAGATAGTAATAGCCTTAGAAGGAAATCAGGTTTTTACTGGCTGCGGACTGGGATTACACCATTGTTCTGAAGAACATCCCTGCCCGGTTCACGAAAAATTCAAATTCATTCGCAATGAATTATCATATATGCTTGAAACTACCAATCTTGAAGAATTGGCACAAGGAATTAAATCCGGAGACACTTTTTTGAGATATTAA
- a CDS encoding CopD family protein, with protein sequence MNHHLLLIIHLLSAAIWVGGHLLLCFAYLPQAFREKDPKIILNYERKYEAVGMTSLFFLVTTGIMIAYKYGVSIHFWFQFASPIEKVVSSKLILLLLTVAFALSAQFRVIPRLKNDSTHLTEMIFHIVSVTTIGVLMLIFGSFIRFGGF encoded by the coding sequence ATGAATCATCATCTGCTATTAATCATTCATCTCTTAAGTGCCGCAATATGGGTTGGCGGACATTTATTACTTTGTTTTGCCTATTTACCTCAGGCATTCAGGGAAAAAGACCCAAAAATCATTTTAAATTACGAAAGGAAATACGAGGCAGTAGGAATGACTTCGCTCTTTTTCTTAGTAACTACCGGCATTATGATAGCTTACAAATACGGTGTGAGCATCCATTTTTGGTTTCAATTTGCTTCACCCATTGAGAAAGTTGTCTCTTCAAAATTGATTTTATTATTGCTAACCGTAGCCTTTGCATTAAGCGCACAATTTAGAGTGATACCAAGATTAAAAAATGATTCCACTCACTTAACCGAAATGATTTTTCATATTGTATCGGTGACAACAATTGGTGTTTTAATGCTTATTTTTGGATCATTCATACGATTTGGAGGTTTTTAA
- a CDS encoding anaerobic ribonucleoside-triphosphate reductase activating protein produces MKENVSTPIYSITPFTLLDYAHQSACILWFAGCNMRCLYCYNPEIVLGKGTISFEKTLAFLHSRKNLLDAVVFSGGECLLHKNITELIFEVKKMGFLVKIDTNGSQPKVLKTLIENQLIDYIALDFKALPEHFEKITQSTLFSAFEKSLHLLLESQLPFEVRTTVHSELIREKDIQLMIAYLENKKYSGNYYIQYFVNDVKTLAKLGHSFRELDSQKLSTSKIKVCIRK; encoded by the coding sequence ATGAAGGAAAATGTTAGTACACCCATTTACAGCATAACTCCTTTCACGTTATTAGATTATGCGCATCAATCAGCCTGTATTCTTTGGTTTGCAGGCTGTAATATGCGCTGTTTGTATTGTTACAATCCCGAAATTGTTCTTGGAAAAGGAACTATTTCTTTCGAAAAAACACTCGCTTTTCTTCATTCGCGTAAAAATTTACTCGATGCCGTAGTTTTTAGCGGAGGTGAATGCTTGTTACACAAAAACATCACAGAGCTCATTTTTGAAGTCAAAAAAATGGGATTTCTGGTAAAAATTGACACTAACGGTTCCCAACCCAAAGTCTTAAAAACACTAATCGAAAACCAATTAATTGATTATATAGCTTTAGATTTTAAGGCTCTGCCCGAGCACTTCGAAAAAATAACCCAATCCACACTTTTTTCTGCTTTTGAAAAGTCCTTACATTTATTACTGGAAAGCCAGCTTCCGTTCGAGGTTCGTACTACTGTTCATTCGGAATTAATTAGAGAAAAAGACATTCAACTAATGATTGCGTATTTAGAAAATAAAAAATATTCTGGGAATTATTACATCCAGTATTTTGTAAATGATGTAAAAACCTTGGCCAAATTAGGACATTCGTTCCGGGAATTAGACAGTCAAAAACTCTCTACTTCAAAAATTAAAGTTTGTATTAGAAAATAA
- the nrdD gene encoding anaerobic ribonucleoside-triphosphate reductase, which yields MKTATNPILEEKQHLRTKCLVYTRVMGYHRPVESFNIGKKGEHKQRTHFNEGKC from the coding sequence ATGAAAACAGCCACTAATCCTATTTTAGAAGAAAAACAGCATTTAAGAACCAAATGCTTAGTGTACACCAGAGTAATGGGCTATCACCGACCTGTAGAAAGCTTCAACATTGGAAAAAAAGGAGAACACAAACAACGCACTCATTTCAATGAAGGAAAATGTTAG
- a CDS encoding ribonucleoside triphosphate reductase: protein MEKYVIKRNGEYKPFEPFKIKDAIEKSFLSVSIAIDESIFENVIRDLQTKETWAVEEIQDLIEKNLFEKKHFDVMRSFMLFRHTRKLQREHIDGLNEDTTYVDSTQTIEEYIEQTDWRINANANTSYSNAGLVNNVAGKIIANYWLDKVYTKEEGYAHRNGDIHIHDLDCLTGYCAGWSLRVLLNEGFNGVRGRVESKAPSHFREALGQMANFLGILQSEWAGAQAFSSFDTYLAPYVFKDNLSFDDVLKAVRSFVYNLNVPARWGQSPFTNITLDWVVPEDLKTQIPTKNDLHFFEGNFNYDLLVRAKERGVTKLTDLRYEHFQAEMNLINKAYYTVMTEGDANGQPFTFPIPTVNITEEFDWNGENTDLLFENTAKIGSSYFQNFIGSQYVLDENGNKSENPNAYKPNAVRSMCCRLQLDLRELLKRGNGLFGSAEMTGSIGVVTINMARLGYLFKGNKAELFKQLDRLLYISKSTLEKKRIFIQEMYDRGLYPYTKRYLQHFRNHFSTIGVNGINEMIVNFSENQDSITSNSGIALASEILDHIRNRMKEFQEETGNLYNLEATPAEGTTYRFAKEDRKRFADIYQAGQEENIYYTNSSQIPVNHTEDPFEALFLQDELQCKYTGGTVLHLYMSEKISSPEACKQFVKKVLSNFKLPYITVTPVFSVCPVHGYLTGEHEYCPKCDDLLLMQQS from the coding sequence ATGGAAAAATATGTTATCAAAAGAAACGGCGAATACAAGCCTTTTGAACCTTTTAAAATAAAAGACGCTATCGAAAAAAGCTTCCTGAGTGTTTCCATAGCAATTGATGAAAGTATTTTTGAAAATGTTATTCGGGACTTACAAACCAAAGAAACCTGGGCGGTAGAAGAAATTCAGGATTTAATCGAGAAAAATCTTTTCGAAAAAAAACATTTTGATGTTATGCGCTCTTTCATGTTGTTCCGTCATACCCGCAAACTGCAACGGGAACATATTGATGGTTTAAATGAAGACACCACTTATGTTGACAGCACCCAGACTATCGAAGAATACATTGAACAAACCGACTGGCGCATTAATGCCAATGCCAATACCTCCTACTCTAACGCGGGTTTGGTCAATAATGTGGCGGGAAAAATCATTGCTAATTATTGGCTAGATAAAGTTTATACCAAAGAAGAAGGTTATGCGCACCGCAACGGAGATATTCATATTCACGATTTGGATTGCCTGACTGGCTATTGTGCCGGCTGGAGTTTACGGGTATTATTGAACGAAGGTTTTAATGGAGTTCGCGGTCGTGTAGAAAGCAAAGCGCCTTCGCATTTCAGAGAAGCTCTGGGACAAATGGCTAATTTTCTGGGAATTTTACAAAGCGAATGGGCTGGCGCACAAGCTTTCAGTTCTTTCGATACTTACCTGGCGCCTTATGTCTTCAAAGACAATCTCTCTTTTGATGATGTACTCAAAGCGGTTCGCAGTTTTGTTTACAATTTGAATGTTCCTGCGCGTTGGGGACAATCGCCTTTTACTAACATTACTTTGGATTGGGTTGTTCCCGAAGATTTGAAAACGCAAATCCCAACTAAAAATGATTTACACTTTTTTGAAGGAAACTTTAATTATGATCTATTGGTCAGAGCCAAAGAACGAGGCGTAACTAAATTAACCGATTTGCGTTACGAGCATTTTCAAGCCGAAATGAACCTCATCAACAAAGCTTATTACACCGTAATGACCGAAGGCGACGCGAATGGACAGCCTTTTACTTTCCCGATTCCAACGGTAAATATCACCGAAGAATTTGATTGGAACGGCGAAAATACCGATTTACTTTTCGAAAATACAGCCAAAATTGGATCTTCCTATTTCCAGAATTTCATCGGGAGCCAATATGTTTTAGATGAAAACGGAAATAAATCGGAAAACCCGAATGCGTATAAACCCAATGCAGTGCGCTCCATGTGCTGTCGTTTGCAATTAGACTTACGCGAATTGTTAAAACGTGGAAACGGTCTTTTTGGAAGTGCCGAAATGACCGGAAGTATTGGTGTGGTGACCATCAATATGGCGCGTTTGGGTTATTTATTCAAAGGAAACAAAGCCGAATTATTTAAACAACTAGACCGATTATTATACATTTCGAAATCGACTTTAGAGAAAAAAAGAATCTTTATTCAGGAAATGTATGACCGAGGTTTGTATCCGTATACCAAACGTTATTTACAGCATTTCAGGAATCACTTTTCTACCATTGGTGTAAACGGAATCAACGAAATGATTGTGAATTTTTCCGAAAATCAAGATAGCATAACTTCCAACTCTGGAATTGCGTTGGCTTCTGAAATTCTGGATCACATTCGCAATCGAATGAAAGAATTTCAGGAAGAAACTGGAAATTTATACAATCTGGAAGCTACACCTGCCGAAGGAACCACTTATCGATTTGCCAAAGAAGACCGAAAACGATTTGCCGATATTTATCAGGCGGGACAGGAAGAAAATATTTATTATACCAATAGTTCACAAATTCCGGTAAATCATACCGAAGATCCATTTGAAGCCTTGTTTTTACAAGATGAATTACAATGTAAATACACTGGCGGAACCGTTCTGCACTTGTACATGAGTGAAAAAATCAGTTCGCCCGAAGCCTGTAAACAATTTGTAAAAAAGGTATTATCGAATTTCAAACTGCCTTATATTACCGTAACGCCGGTATTTAGTGTTTGTCCGGTACATGGTTATTTAACCGGCGAACATGAATATTGCCCAAAATGTGATGATCTTTTATTAATGCAACAAAGTTAA
- the ric gene encoding iron-sulfur cluster repair di-iron protein, translating to METLEKTTIGEYVAKDFRTAAIFSKYGIDFCCKGNRTIEEACDKKGHDSETILNEINAVLNTKNDNNIDFQSWPLDLLADYIEKTHHRYVEEKTQILLPFLDKLCRVHGASHPELFAINELFIGCAGELAQHMKKEELILFPFIKKMVKATLQDELVEQPHFGTVENPIAMMMHEHDAEGERFRKIAALTNDYTPPADACNTYKVTFAMLQEFEQDLHKHIHLENNILFPKAVELEKKFSAQ from the coding sequence ATGGAAACATTAGAAAAAACAACAATCGGAGAATATGTAGCAAAAGATTTCAGAACAGCAGCCATTTTTTCAAAATATGGCATCGATTTTTGCTGCAAAGGAAACAGAACAATCGAAGAAGCCTGTGACAAAAAAGGACACGATTCTGAAACTATTTTAAACGAAATCAATGCCGTTTTAAACACTAAAAATGATAACAATATCGATTTTCAATCTTGGCCTCTGGATTTATTAGCCGATTATATCGAGAAAACCCATCATCGTTATGTAGAGGAAAAAACGCAAATCTTACTTCCTTTTTTAGACAAATTGTGCCGAGTACACGGAGCATCTCATCCTGAATTATTTGCCATCAATGAATTGTTCATTGGCTGTGCAGGTGAACTGGCGCAGCACATGAAAAAAGAAGAACTGATTTTATTTCCTTTTATCAAAAAAATGGTCAAAGCAACACTACAGGATGAGCTGGTAGAACAACCTCATTTTGGAACTGTCGAAAACCCTATAGCTATGATGATGCACGAACACGACGCCGAAGGGGAACGTTTTAGAAAAATAGCCGCGTTAACTAATGATTACACACCACCGGCAGATGCTTGTAATACCTATAAAGTAACATTCGCAATGCTTCAGGAATTCGAACAGGATTTACACAAACACATTCATTTGGAAAACAATATTTTATTTCCAAAAGCAGTCGAATTAGAGAAAAAATTTTCAGCTCAATAA
- a CDS encoding c-type cytochrome, with amino-acid sequence MLSKSQARAFFLGGTLVTFLIFIGLTVYSFMPRNDQTNYTKIDKQVVRGKELWETNNCMGCHSIMGEGGYYAPELTKVVERRGEGYIKAALMSPVPWAPNGRKMVAYKMNEKDADAVVAYLKWVGKIDLNGFDRVVSPLAKENN; translated from the coding sequence ATGCTTTCAAAATCACAAGCAAGAGCATTTTTTTTGGGAGGAACCCTGGTCACCTTTTTAATTTTTATAGGATTGACTGTTTATTCGTTCATGCCCCGAAATGACCAAACAAATTATACCAAAATTGATAAACAGGTAGTACGGGGAAAGGAGCTTTGGGAAACCAATAATTGTATGGGATGCCATTCCATTATGGGAGAAGGAGGTTATTATGCTCCCGAATTGACAAAAGTAGTAGAACGAAGAGGAGAAGGATATATCAAAGCAGCGCTGATGTCACCTGTACCCTGGGCACCAAACGGACGAAAAATGGTAGCCTATAAAATGAATGAAAAAGACGCCGATGCCGTTGTTGCCTACTTAAAATGGGTTGGGAAAATTGATTTGAATGGTTTTGACCGAGTGGTTTCACCATTAGCTAAAGAAAATAATTAA
- a CDS encoding cbb3-type cytochrome c oxidase subunit I gives MKYKSQKVAYWFFSLCMLLFSLQIVYGFIMGFDRIGIQGLHDIIPFNTARAVHTNLLVVWLLTGFMGAAYYIIPEEAQHELISVKWAYVQLISLAVVGVIAIVGFHFNHWEGRKFLEIPRELDYLVVVNVLLFLSLIIGTLYKGKQKTTTAIVLVMGLFFAALLYIPGMIWFDSQVMDSFFRWWVVHLWVEGVWELIMGGILSFLLIKLTGVDREVIEKWLYVIVGLTFLSGVLGTGHHYYYIGVNKIWLIVGGIFSALEPLAFLAMALFAVNMYRKGEKSHPNKIALFWTIGASIVSFIGAGLLGFAHTLPQTNLYTHGTLVTAMHGHYAFWGAYAMIVLAIISYALPNLTGRKRYNSTQGNVAFWLSNVGMLGMTTAFGVAGVAQVYLERKMKMEFMVVQNEISIHFVVLLICATMFTTGISLFIYDFFKYGRPTDEALEIK, from the coding sequence ATGAAATATAAATCACAAAAAGTCGCCTATTGGTTTTTTTCATTGTGCATGCTTTTGTTCTCACTGCAAATTGTTTATGGCTTTATCATGGGCTTTGACCGAATAGGAATTCAGGGATTACACGATATAATTCCGTTTAATACAGCACGTGCCGTACATACTAATTTGCTGGTGGTGTGGTTGCTAACGGGCTTTATGGGAGCAGCTTATTATATTATTCCCGAAGAAGCGCAGCACGAACTCATAAGCGTAAAATGGGCTTATGTACAATTGATTTCTCTGGCCGTTGTTGGCGTTATTGCTATTGTTGGTTTTCACTTCAATCATTGGGAAGGAAGAAAATTTCTGGAGATTCCACGAGAACTGGATTATTTAGTAGTAGTCAACGTTTTACTTTTCTTATCCCTAATAATAGGAACGCTGTATAAAGGAAAACAAAAAACGACTACGGCAATAGTGCTGGTCATGGGTTTATTCTTTGCTGCTTTACTTTATATCCCGGGAATGATTTGGTTTGACAGTCAGGTAATGGATTCTTTCTTCCGTTGGTGGGTAGTTCATTTATGGGTTGAAGGAGTTTGGGAGTTAATTATGGGAGGGATTCTTTCATTCCTGCTTATCAAACTAACCGGAGTTGACAGAGAGGTTATCGAAAAATGGCTGTACGTAATTGTTGGTTTGACTTTCCTTTCAGGAGTTTTAGGAACAGGACATCACTATTATTACATCGGGGTGAATAAAATTTGGCTGATTGTTGGTGGGATTTTCTCTGCCTTAGAACCTTTGGCTTTCCTGGCAATGGCATTGTTCGCAGTAAATATGTATCGAAAAGGAGAAAAAAGTCATCCTAACAAAATAGCTTTATTCTGGACTATTGGCGCATCTATTGTTTCATTTATTGGTGCCGGATTATTGGGTTTTGCGCATACTTTACCTCAAACTAATTTGTACACACACGGAACATTAGTAACGGCTATGCACGGACATTACGCTTTTTGGGGAGCTTATGCGATGATTGTTTTGGCAATTATCAGTTATGCACTTCCAAATTTAACCGGACGCAAACGCTACAATAGTACACAGGGAAATGTAGCATTTTGGTTGTCCAATGTTGGAATGCTGGGAATGACAACTGCTTTTGGAGTGGCTGGTGTTGCTCAGGTGTATTTAGAGCGCAAAATGAAAATGGAATTTATGGTGGTTCAAAACGAAATCAGTATTCATTTTGTTGTGTTGCTCATTTGTGCTACCATGTTTACCACCGGAATAAGTCTGTTTATTTATGATTTCTTTAAATACGGACGTCCTACGGATGAAGCTTTAGAAATAAAATAA
- a CDS encoding CbbQ/NirQ/NorQ/GpvN family protein → MLVDTLINIPYYHSVGKEMDVFNHAYKNKIPILLKGPTGTGKSRFIEYMAHQLDKKLITISCHEETSSTDLIGRFIIKGAETVWLDGPLTTAVKEGSILYLDEVAEARPDVIVAIHSLTDHRRELFIDKLGETVKAHEDFMLVASFNPGYQRGFKELKPSTRQRFIAVSFDYPEAKIEAEILVNETEIDSDTAKKLVAIGNKIRNLTELGLTETVSTRLLVDAAKIIQSGLPKRLSVHVAIVEPLTDDLQTIQALKDLCDLMI, encoded by the coding sequence ATGTTAGTAGATACTTTAATAAATATACCGTATTATCATTCTGTTGGCAAAGAAATGGATGTTTTTAACCATGCTTATAAAAACAAAATTCCCATTTTATTAAAAGGCCCAACAGGAACGGGGAAATCTCGTTTTATAGAATACATGGCGCATCAATTGGATAAAAAACTCATTACCATCAGTTGCCATGAAGAAACTTCTTCGACTGATTTAATTGGGCGATTTATTATCAAAGGAGCCGAAACCGTCTGGCTTGACGGCCCATTAACCACAGCTGTAAAAGAAGGTTCTATCCTTTATCTCGATGAGGTTGCCGAAGCCCGTCCTGATGTGATTGTGGCAATCCACTCTCTGACTGATCACCGACGCGAATTGTTTATCGACAAACTGGGCGAAACGGTGAAAGCACACGAGGATTTTATGTTGGTTGCTTCTTTTAATCCGGGTTATCAAAGAGGTTTTAAAGAGTTGAAACCTTCCACACGCCAGCGATTTATTGCAGTTTCTTTTGATTATCCCGAAGCTAAAATTGAAGCAGAAATTTTGGTAAACGAAACTGAAATTGATTCGGATACCGCCAAGAAATTAGTCGCGATTGGAAATAAAATCAGAAACTTAACTGAATTGGGACTGACCGAAACGGTTTCAACCCGATTGTTAGTCGATGCCGCTAAAATCATTCAGAGTGGATTACCTAAAAGATTGTCTGTTCATGTGGCAATTGTCGAACCATTGACAGATGATTTGCAAACCATTCAGGCTTTGAAGGATTTGTGTGATTTGATGATATAG
- a CDS encoding nitric oxide reductase activation protein NorD — protein MTGKAIDIFPAEREGGYKNNNFFLPISFAELATKEENLTFYLFRTLFLSVQQRLNLNWTSEENEPSLELSQQKAFESADVILKIIFEEYAIDKDFHSRLKQHFIEQATEKKAPDFSWIYGKWMQNEPEQNPEKVLENFSDLTKKAFENQPTTTLKATAVEEVVTVELDKKQQEDYVMLHNFEKVETAEEFNGVWRDFDGSDELEEHQDALEELNMKFTVRVDDTAHSVYQADFIENTSISESAETDSKGFHLLYDEWDFGKGVYKENFCKVYPKLQQKTDADYYKKTITKNASTLLGLRKMLTNVNNKMQQQKRQTQGDEFDIDAITDLYVDLHSKRTPSEKVYVSNRKKEKDLSILILLDISLSSDSYAAGNRVIDVEKEVSILFGEILNEFNIDFSIDSFYSKTRNYSTYLTVKDFDENWNIGKHKIGAVEPSGYTRIGAALRHAGARLDQRKTKNKWVILISDGKPNDYDKYEGKYGINDVKQALRELNSKNINSYALAIEAEAKYYLPQMFGQNHYQILTSSSALLQSLVKLYEKIKHQK, from the coding sequence TTGACAGGAAAAGCTATCGATATTTTTCCTGCTGAAAGGGAAGGAGGTTATAAAAATAATAATTTCTTTCTCCCGATTTCCTTTGCCGAATTAGCCACGAAAGAAGAAAATCTGACTTTTTATCTTTTTCGAACACTATTTTTAAGCGTTCAGCAACGATTAAATCTTAATTGGACTTCTGAAGAAAATGAACCTTCATTAGAGCTTTCGCAGCAAAAAGCATTCGAAAGTGCCGATGTGATTTTGAAAATTATTTTCGAAGAATACGCCATTGATAAAGATTTTCATTCGCGGCTAAAGCAACATTTTATCGAACAAGCAACTGAAAAGAAAGCGCCTGATTTTTCCTGGATTTATGGCAAATGGATGCAAAATGAACCAGAACAAAATCCTGAAAAAGTGCTGGAAAATTTCTCGGATTTGACTAAAAAAGCATTTGAAAACCAGCCGACAACTACATTGAAGGCAACAGCAGTGGAAGAAGTGGTAACAGTGGAATTGGATAAAAAACAACAGGAAGATTATGTCATGCTGCATAATTTTGAAAAGGTAGAAACGGCTGAAGAATTCAATGGAGTCTGGCGGGATTTTGATGGCAGTGATGAACTCGAAGAACATCAGGATGCGCTGGAAGAATTGAATATGAAATTCACTGTTCGTGTGGATGATACGGCACATTCGGTGTATCAGGCTGATTTTATCGAAAATACTTCCATATCCGAAAGCGCAGAAACTGACAGCAAAGGTTTTCATCTGCTGTATGACGAATGGGATTTTGGCAAAGGCGTTTATAAAGAAAATTTCTGTAAAGTCTATCCCAAATTACAGCAAAAAACGGATGCTGATTATTACAAAAAAACGATCACTAAAAACGCTTCTACCTTATTAGGCCTGCGCAAAATGTTGACGAATGTTAACAACAAAATGCAGCAGCAAAAGCGTCAGACGCAAGGTGATGAATTCGATATTGATGCTATTACCGATTTGTATGTCGATCTGCATTCGAAAAGAACGCCTTCGGAGAAAGTGTATGTTTCTAATCGTAAAAAAGAGAAAGATTTATCCATTCTTATTCTTTTAGACATCAGCCTTTCCAGTGATAGTTATGCGGCCGGAAACCGTGTGATTGATGTTGAAAAAGAGGTTTCAATTCTCTTTGGAGAAATTCTGAATGAATTTAATATCGACTTTTCTATCGACAGTTTTTATTCGAAAACCCGAAACTATTCGACCTATTTGACAGTTAAGGATTTTGATGAAAATTGGAATATTGGCAAACATAAAATTGGTGCTGTTGAACCCAGCGGTTACACCCGAATTGGAGCTGCGTTGCGACACGCCGGTGCCCGACTAGATCAAAGAAAAACCAAAAATAAATGGGTGATTCTGATTTCAGATGGGAAACCAAATGATTACGATAAATACGAAGGGAAATATGGTATTAATGATGTCAAACAAGCTCTTCGGGAATTGAATAGTAAAAATATCAATTCTTATGCTTTGGCAATTGAAGCCGAGGCTAAATATTATTTGCCACAAATGTTTGGGCAAAATCATTATCAGATTCTCACTTCGTCATCAGCTTTATTACAATCTCTGGTAAAGCTGTACGAAAAAATTAAACATCAAAAATAG